TGTCGGGCGCGACCAGCCAGCTGCTCGACGCCTGTCGCGCGGCCGGCGCCGAGGTGGTCGAGCACGACGCCAACCGCGGCATCGGCGCCGCCCTCAACACGGGGGTCGAGCGGCTGCGCACGCTGCGTCCCGGCCTGACCCACGTGCTCACCCTCGACCAGGACTCCGTCGTGCCGGCGGGCTACGTCGCGGCGCTGCTCGCCGCCGCCTCGGCCGCGGACCGCTCCGGCGTCCCGGTCGGCATGGTGGCGCCCGCCAGCGTCGGCTCGATCCTCCGCCTCCCGCTCCGCCGGCGCGCGCCGCGCCACGGCGTCCGCGTGGGCGGCGAGCCGATCCAGTCCGGGCTGCTGGTGCCGGTCGACGTCCTCGAGCGGGTCGGCGGCTTCGACGAGACGCTGTTCATCGACGGCGTGGACACCGACTTCTGGCTGCGCGCCCTCGACCTCGGCCTCGTGTGCGTCCTCGCGCCCGACACCCGTCTCGAGCACCGGCTCGGGACGGCGATCACGGTCGGGGAGGACCGCGAGCTGCCGCTGCTCGTGGCCTCGACGTTCCGCTACTACTACCAGTGGCGCAACCTCGTGGCGCTCGTGCGCCGCCACGCCCGTCGCCACCCCGTGTGGGCGGTGCGCGCCGTCGTCCGCGCGGTGCGTCACCTGGCGATCGTCACCGCGCTGGCACCGGGGCGGCTGGCGCGTCTGCGCGAGGCGTACGGCGGCCTGCGAGCCGGCCTGCGCGGCCGGAGCGGGCCGCGGCCATGACCGACCTCCAGGCCCTCGGCAGGGCGACCTCGACCGAGCGCGTCATCGGCACCGAGATCCGGCGTGACATCCAGGCGCTGCGCGCCGTGGCCGTCACGATGGTCGTCGTCTACCACTTCTGGCCCAGCGCGCTGCCCGGCGGCTTCGTCGGGGTGGACGTCTTCTTCGTCATCTCCGGCTACCTCATCACCAGCCACCTGTGGCGCCACCCGCCCACCGACGTCCGCGGCTTCACGGAGTTCTGGTCCCGCCGGGTGGTCCGGCTCATCCCGGCCGCCGCTGCCGCGATCCTCGGCACCCTGGCGCTGGTCGTGGTCACGCTGTCGAGCGCCGAGTGGTCGGCCGCCGTGCGGCACGCCATCGCCTCCATGCTCTACGTCGAGAACTGGCTGCTGATCCACGACGCCACCGACTACCTCCGCGCGGACGCTCCCCCGTCGCCGT
This genomic stretch from Nocardioides renjunii harbors:
- a CDS encoding glycosyltransferase, yielding MGAVIAVFRPGPELATGLRALVDQVDAVVVVVDEHPVSGATSQLLDACRAAGAEVVEHDANRGIGAALNTGVERLRTLRPGLTHVLTLDQDSVVPAGYVAALLAAASAADRSGVPVGMVAPASVGSILRLPLRRRAPRHGVRVGGEPIQSGLLVPVDVLERVGGFDETLFIDGVDTDFWLRALDLGLVCVLAPDTRLEHRLGTAITVGEDRELPLLVASTFRYYYQWRNLVALVRRHARRHPVWAVRAVVRAVRHLAIVTALAPGRLARLREAYGGLRAGLRGRSGPRP